Genomic DNA from uncultured Desulfuromusa sp.:
GAATTGTCTCTTGCGGTCGGTTGTCTGTCAGGGGTACATTGTCCTTAGAATCGCTAAATTTTAACGCTTAGTAAACATTACTGTATGGGGTTGTTTTTATGTTTTATCCTGCAAAATATATCAATCGGATTATTTTTGTTCTGTTGCTTACGCTCGTGCCAGTCAGTTCATGGAGCAAAGAAGTTGATCCCTTTGATACCAACAGGGCCCGGCTGCTTGGTCATATGCTGCAACAACAACTCAGCGGCAAACACTATAGTCAGAAACCGACCGATGATGCCCTATCAGAAGCTGCTTTTGATCTCTATCTGAAACAGCTCGACTTTCAGAAACGTTTTCTCTGGCAGGAAGACGCAGATAAGCTCACATTGTTTAAAGATCAGATTGATGACTCCATCCGCCGTGGACGGTTGGACTTACCTCTTTCAGGGCGGGAAATCCTGAATCAACGAATCACACAGGTTCAGGAACTGGTGACCGAACTTCTTGAGGAAAGAATTGATCCAACAGTTAAAGAGAGCATTGAAACTGATCCGGAAAAGCTGAACTATGTGACCGATTTACAAGAGCAGCGTGAGCGTTGGAGAAAAATCATCAAAGCTCAAACTTTAAGTGATTATATTGGCTTACGTGAGGATGATATAGGTGTCGATGATAATGGCGCTCTGCTGCCGATTGATGACGAGACGGCAGAGAAACTACTCCTGCAAGCCAAAGAGAAGGTTGGCAAAAGAACCAACAGCCGCCTGAAACGGATGCTTGAAGAGACACCTCAGGATCATTATGACCGTTACTTGAATGTCATTTCACACGCATTCGATCCTCACACCAGCTATTTGCCTCCAACTTCCAAAGAAGATTTTGATATCCAGATGAGTGGTTCCCTGGAGGGAATCGGAGCAACTTTACGTGAAGATGATGGATATATCAAAGTCGTGCGGGTTATCCCCGGAAGTGCAGCAGCGCGACAGGGACAGTTGGAAGCGGATGACATTATCCTCAAGGTCGCAGAAGCGACGGCTGATGCTGTTGATATTACCGACACTCGGATTCGTGATGCCGTTGCGCTGATCCGCGGCAAAAAAGGGACTGAGGTTCGCCTCACGATTAAAAAGCCCGACGGACGCCAGCAGATTGTCCCGATTATTCGCGATGTTGTTGAAATTAAAGAAACGTTTGTCAAAGGAACAACAGTGACCGATGAAAAAAGCGGTCAACGTTTTGGTTATATCAAGATCCCCTCTTTTTATCGCGACTATAGCGGGAAAACCGACCGCAACTGTACCGACGATTTACGCGAAGAGCTGCAAAAACAAAATAAGGAAAATATTTCCGGCTTGATCATTGACCTGCGTAACAATGGCGGCGGTTCTTTATCTGATGCCGTCAGCGTGACTGGCCTCTTCATTAAAACCGGCCCGGTCGTACAGATTCGCAACGGATCCGGAAAAATCCGGGTCATGAGTGATGATGATCCTGCGGTAGAATATACCGGGCCGATGATAGTTCTCGTCAATCGCTTCAGCGCTTCAGCCTCAGAAATTCTGGCCGGCGCGCTTCAGGATTATGGTCGCGCATTGATCGTTGGTGATGAACATACCCACGGCAAAGGGACCGTTCAAGCGCTGCTTGACCTTGACCGTTTTGTCAATTTACGGGGGATGGAAAAATACATGCCTCTTGGGGCAGTCAAAGTAACTATCCAGAAATTTTACCGTATCAGTGGCGAATCCACCCAGGAAGAAGGGGTCAGCCCTGATATTGTTCTCCCATCTCGCCTGGACGGATTGGAAAGTGGCGAAAAATATCTCGATAACGCACTCCCATGGGATCACATCGCTTCTGCAGAATATCAACATTGGCAAGGTGCCCCTGAAAACACTGCTGATTTAAAAAAATCAAGTGCTGACAGAATAAAACAAAGTGAAGATTTCCAGGAAATAATTTCTGATGCTGCAAATGCTGAAAAAAGACGCGCAGAAACCCGTCAGTCCCTTTTACTCAAAGATATGCTGGCCGAACGAGACCAGTTTCGCGACGAGCTCAAAAGAATGCCTGCGCATGGGATGATGAATACTGATGATGACGAAAAGAAAGAGCTTACCCTGGATGAAAAAATTGCCGACGATCCCTATGTTGAAGAAGGTATTTTTCTGCTTCTGGATCTGATTTCTGCTTCCAGCTAAAATAGAAGCCTGCTTAAAATATTGAATCACGTGATCTAAAAAAACCGCCTCTGAGAAGGGGCGGTTTTTTTAGATCTATCTACTTTCTTATTTTAACCCCTGATAAATACTGTCACCCAGGCGGCTCATAAGCTGAAAATATGCGTCAGGCCCTTCTGGAATATCTGCCCCCAAAGGATCAAGAACCCCCGTCCTGGCATTGGTTCCTTCTATAACCGTTGCAACCAGTCGCGATTCAAATTGCGGCTCACTGAAAACACATCTGGCATTCAACTCCTTAATTTTATGATGTATCTCATTGATTTTTTTCGCTCCCGGAGCTCTTCCCGGATCAAGGGTAATGGAACCAACCACATTCAACCCATAAGCCGATTCAAAATATTGGTAGGCCGCATGGAAAACAATATATGGAACCTCTTT
This window encodes:
- a CDS encoding carboxy terminal-processing peptidase, with the translated sequence MFYPAKYINRIIFVLLLTLVPVSSWSKEVDPFDTNRARLLGHMLQQQLSGKHYSQKPTDDALSEAAFDLYLKQLDFQKRFLWQEDADKLTLFKDQIDDSIRRGRLDLPLSGREILNQRITQVQELVTELLEERIDPTVKESIETDPEKLNYVTDLQEQRERWRKIIKAQTLSDYIGLREDDIGVDDNGALLPIDDETAEKLLLQAKEKVGKRTNSRLKRMLEETPQDHYDRYLNVISHAFDPHTSYLPPTSKEDFDIQMSGSLEGIGATLREDDGYIKVVRVIPGSAAARQGQLEADDIILKVAEATADAVDITDTRIRDAVALIRGKKGTEVRLTIKKPDGRQQIVPIIRDVVEIKETFVKGTTVTDEKSGQRFGYIKIPSFYRDYSGKTDRNCTDDLREELQKQNKENISGLIIDLRNNGGGSLSDAVSVTGLFIKTGPVVQIRNGSGKIRVMSDDDPAVEYTGPMIVLVNRFSASASEILAGALQDYGRALIVGDEHTHGKGTVQALLDLDRFVNLRGMEKYMPLGAVKVTIQKFYRISGESTQEEGVSPDIVLPSRLDGLESGEKYLDNALPWDHIASAEYQHWQGAPENTADLKKSSADRIKQSEDFQEIISDAANAEKRRAETRQSLLLKDMLAERDQFRDELKRMPAHGMMNTDDDEKKELTLDEKIADDPYVEEGIFLLLDLISASS